From the Helianthus annuus cultivar XRQ/B chromosome 17, HanXRQr2.0-SUNRISE, whole genome shotgun sequence genome, the window ctGTGGTCAAGGAGACTGCACCAATGAGATGGGAGAGGGTCGAGTCACGAGGCCATGTTCAGGAGATTAGGGGGGATGTGGTCGAACCATGAGGTTGGCCAGTTGGGTACAAGGATGGTGTTTGGAGATAATGCGGAGGATTTGGTCGAGCCAAGTGGCTAGGGTCAGAAGAAATGTGTCACTGAGGACAAGAAAGGATCGTTGGCGAGTCACTGAGGAGGTTCCCTCTGCGACTTAACTCGTGGCGTGAGGGTAAAATGGTATTCTTCTATAATAGTTGGAACTCGTGTGTGTTTGATATGAAGTAGTTGAATATTGAATGTCCTCTCTCAAAGAGAGGGGGTTTTAGCCTTTGCCTTTCCAAGGGGTTCAATCACTATGGTGGACAAAAAGGTGTAGTTTAGTAGTAGAATAAGAGGGTGCGTGAGTGGCCGAGGATCCAATCGAACATTGATTAAAAGCCTAGTTAATAACTGCACCGATTATCTACCATACATTATATTACCATCAAATTTGGACCTTGTACTTTCTGATTTAAAACTGGAATTCTTGTATTTGTTCTTGTTTGATCCTTGAAAGCTGATGCAATTGCTTCATTAATTTGTTGATGCAGGAGCTGTATTTTCCATGTGAAGATAGCAATTGTGGGCGGTTGGATTGGTTATGAGGATGAAGTTTTCAAGTTTTAACCACAGTTTCTTTGGGATATCACACACCAGACAGACACACTCCTTAGCAACTTCCATAAGATTGGTTCATGGAACACCATCTTGTGGTTTCTAAGTTGGGACTCATGTATTTGGTAATCAGTGACGTGTTTTCAGTGGACTATGGTTGTCTTTGTAATTAACTTATGTGTTGTGTTGTTTAAGCCTGTCTGACAATACATTTAGGTACaatggtttttttatttatttccatTTACATATTACATCTCCAAACTCCAAAGTAGTTCATGTGTGTGTGTAAGTTATGGCTATAGGTGGGAGCTATACAAACACTACTGACACACCGTCTAGACATCATTGACGTGTTATATGGGGTGTAATCGTATGACAAGGAAAAGTGAGAATGAAAAATGGTAATATGGGCCGTATGAGGTGGTGGTCGTCAAATTATACAACTTGCATAATATGTTTGATTGACAAAGATATGATTGATGTGACAACTGACAAAAAGTCATACAACCTATATGACCATCTTTCATCTCAATCATACAACCCTAATGATCTTGTACGCAACCCTTACTCCTATTCTAGCACACCAATAATTTTAAATTGATCATCTTTAGCCATGATTGAACTTAAGACCTCTTCTATAAGAGGCATAAGCCTCTACCAAGTGGGTTGGCCTCACATTagcattaaaataaaataaaaaatacgtATAAGGGTGATTGAGTGAGTGACACCATAACATATGCTAAGTGATAAGTATGGATTTTGGCCGAATGATAGTGTTTGGTATACTGGTACCAACCAAACACCAAAAGTAGAGTACTTGGTATTTGTTTATAACAATTTCGATTTTAGTATTTTCAATAGTCCAGTACTTTAACCTCACGACAAAAAACACCATTATCTAGAAACTCATTAGTAAATATTATAGTTATACAAATactttaattaaattaaattttatagaaaaataatataaaatcCTCCCAACAAGCTAAAACCCTGGATGAAAACCCCTAAATCAGAGAGTCCCCCTTCACCCACAACCCAATAACAAATTCATCAAAACTCAAACCTCATAATCAAATCACACAGAAACACCCATGGAAGCTAAACCCTAACAAACTCAAACCTCCAACAATCACTTCCTCTCATCCAATGTTCGCAACAAAGAACCTTCAAAAGCGCTGCTTTCAAACCCTCACATCCCGCTTCATCACCAATTACTCCAAGtaagtacatacatacatacatacatataactAACCCTAACCATATTCTTAATTGAAACTGAAATTGATTTGATTCTGTATTGTTTCAGGGATGTGAAGCTGTTAACAGATGTTACGACCAATTTGAAACCGAGTTATGCTGTTGTTCGGTCCGAATTTGGGATCAGAGATGATAATTGGTTGTGGAGTTGTTTCGATGGGCGTCGGATGTATTCGACATCAAAAGGAAGGAGTATGAGGAGTAAAGTGGAGATGCGGATGAAGAAAGAGTCTGGGAAAACACTAAGGGAGATCCAGCGAGCTAAGAAGCTTCAGAAGAAGTTGATGACTGATGAAGAACGCCTCATTTACAATCTTAAAAGAGTATGATATATGTATCTTTTAGTTAATTACAATATAACTTGTATTCAATGTGTCAGTTGCTTTACTGTTGTTGAATTTGCTTCACTCAGTTTGTTCTGATTTTGCCTGTTTGAGAGTTTTGTATTGTGTTATGAGAATTAGGGTTTGTAAGTttgaaatgagatgaaaatctgTAGAAAAATCTACGCCAGTAAACGAGACTAGCCGAGCCCGAACTCAGTTAGGCTCGCGAGCCAGcttgagctcgataagtgaagctcgggcttgGGCTCTTTATGAAACAAGCTTatctcgagctcgtttaagctcaacTCAATACGAGCTGTTACCGAGTTGATCTCAAGTAGCTCATGAGCGGCTTGGCTTGTTGCCTCGTTTACACACTCAGGAAAATCCCAGACTATTGAACTCATGAGAAATATTGTTCTGACTGATGCAGGCTAAGAAGAAAGTGGCATTACTGCTTCAAAAGCTGAAAAAATACGAGCTGCCGGAGTTACCACCTCCAAGGCATGATCCTGAGCTATTGACCCCTGAGCAAATTCAGGCGTTAAAAAAGATCGGTTTCAGAAACAGAAATTACGTACCGGTTGGTGTTCGTGGAGTGTTTGGAGGTGTGGTTCAAAACATGCACATGCATTGGAAGTTCCATGAAACCGTGCAAGTTTGCTGTGATAACTTCCCGAAAGAAAAGATTAAGGAAATGGCAACCATGCTTGCAAGATTAAGTGGTGGCATTGTAGTCAACATACATAACGTCAAAACGATCATCATGTTCCGCGGTAGAAATTACAGACAACCCAAGAATTTGATACCAATCAACACGCTTACCAAAAGAAAGGTTTGACTTTATTTCGTTTCATCTGTTGTGCCTTTAGTATAAGTTGAATTAAAGGGTTTCTGGATATGTGTTCCAGAACTCATTATTGAAGTTGCTATAATTGTTTTTTATATATGGATAAACTGATTATGCTTCTGATTATTCGGGTCAAATGAGTAGTTGTTGATGATCAGTTTCATACCAGACACAATCAAATTACATATTTGACCCTATTTTTAACCTAAGTTGAGATTATAGTTTTCATTTCACAATCGTCTAGAATATTTTCAGTTGCGAAAACAGAagtcattttggtcattttatctagagtaaaatgccattttcgttcctgaggtttggtcagttttgcgactttcgtccaaaggtttgttttccgcatctggatccaaaaggtttgaaatcttgccattttcatccggctcgttaactccatccatttttctccttAAGTTagggggtattttcgtctttctTGTTAATTTTGGGCAATTTGGTCTAACGGATTCGGTCAGTGGTATTTTGAATGCTTgtgcataaagtgaaaaagaccaaattgccctctaagttaacaaaaagacgaaaatacccctgacttaacggagaaaaatggatggagttaacgagccggatgaaaatggcaagatttcaaaccttttggatccggatgtggaaaaacaaacctttggacaaaactggccaaacctcagggatgaaaatgtCATTTTACTCTTATATCTATTTCTTGGATATaagagccggatgaaaatggcaagatttcaaaccttttggatccggatgtggaaaaacaaacctttggacaaaactggccaaacctcagggatgaaaatgtCATTTTACTCTTATATCTATTTCTtggataatccgaatttgtcaAAAAATGTTTGTTGTATTATCTGATTATTACAACTTCAAACAATACACGTCTtgtgagttgtgatgatcttgatggATGAATAACAAACCATGATTAATATGCAGGCGTTATTCAAAGCGAGATTTGAACAAGCGCTCGATTCTCAAAAACTTAACATAAAGAAAATAGAGCAGCAACTTAGGAGAATGAACATAAATCCCGATGATCCAGTTGCAATGGCGAGCATACAAAGAGTGGCATCGACTTTCTTTAACGCGATAGACAAAAAAGAAGGAAGCCCGTATGTCTTCCAGGGTGAAAAACACAGTGGGCCCGGGCCCGCTACTGTAAACATTAAGGAACCGGAATCTGGCGAAGACAGTGATCAAGAAGAACTTGATAAGTTCATAGCGGAGATAGAAGATGCGGCTGATAAAGAATGGGAAGTGGAAGAAGCCGCAGAGAAAGAAGAAGTTAACAGAATTCGGTATTTGTATCGGGAAGATTATGATGGTAGATATACGAAACCGGGAATGGGCAGGATGGCCCCACAGAGGGGTGGTGGTAGTGAGAATGATGAGGTGGATGATGACGGCGATGAAGTTGACTCAGATGAAGGTCCGTCTTATGATGTTCCTAAAGTGGAAAGATGGAAGAGTGGTAAGAATGGAAGAGCGGCTAATGGTGGGAGATTTAACAGCAGAGATGAAGAAGAATCTGAGTCGGAAGACGTGTTGGATGATTTGGAAAATATCATGTTTGAATCGGATGAAGAAAATGAATCAAAGTCGTCAATAAAAGCTACAAattatgaaaatgaaagaaaggAGAAAACAACGAAAAATGCGGACGAAGATTGGGATAGCGATTAGCTTGGAGGTAGTGAATCATATAAGCTAAAACGAAATGGTCAGACGTTGTCCAAAGTGTATCTATATTGTGTATAACCTTCTATATTGATTGTTTTTTCACTGTTGGATTAACTATTCTAGTGTTGATGCAGGAGAATTTATTATTTGTTTTGAGGCGGTACAACTGAATCAGTCTgaagatttaacaaaaaaaattgtgATGAAGGCAACATTCTGAGTCAAATATGCAGGATGGAGCACTTGAGATGGTTGCTGCTTTTATTGAGTGAATCTGAAATTTTGATTTGTATTGGTTAATTGCCATGAGATTGTGTAGGGAGTTCTCATGCTTGTATTACAATATTTTCATAATAAAAACTGGTTATACTAATTATCATTGTATGTTTCCTTTTAGGAAAATAACACCAGTTATGTAGTATTGTTTATAGTCAAGTAATAAAACATATTATTACTCAATATACAATTTCCATCTGAAACTGAAAAGTTATGCTGGCATATCTGCATATTTAGGTGATTAAATTTTAGACAACTATCTCTGATGTACATGCTATTTTCTTTTTTACTCGACTCCTAAAGTGCCATGCCTATGTGTAAACCGATAGTACCTAGCAGATGCCATTAAATAAGGTTTGTAATTGTGTTAAAACCACGAAAGATCTCCGATGAACATTATGTTCACACCTTCACAGAATCTTAAAAACAATGACCCAACAAAGTGTAACACTGAAACAAAACAAAACCGCAAACAAAAATCCTCAAAGGGTCTCATCGAAATATCCAATAAGAAATGTAAACcaaaatcccaaaaaaaaaacatcatcaGATGTTCCATAATGAGACCCTGATTAACATAAAAAAGACATGCACCAACAAATCCTTCATAGTAATAAAAAACCCCAACATAAAAGTCGAAACAGAACCACcggctataactttttcatatgtTAATATTTTTTGTGACCATGCACGTATAAAAAATTTATAGCCGTTTGAAAAACAAAAGagagattaaaaaaataaaaagaaaaacctTTCATTTTTTACATGTGTATTTATTTAAATGAATTAATTTGTAACCACCATTAAAATAGTGTTTCACAGTTCTAGAATTAATAAATGAATTACTTTGGCTACAACGCCAAAGTcgatttttcctacaaagtgtaaaaagtcataaaacaccataatgttaaccataaaacacattcaaaaaccCACAAACAACAattgaagattactaaaacgccatatttgtggattttgtgttgtgttttggatgataaggctttgattatcgaatgactaacattagcgTGTTTTATgctgattatcatgttgtgttttatattcatagttctacgtagggatgagcaaatcgttcccggtaccggtaccgaaccgggatctttttcggtaccgattcggtaccgacttttagcATTTTCGGTActggtttttaccctcaaataccggtacccacttttggagattttcggtaccggttctttcGGTACCggacggtaccgagctcatccctagttctacgatggtgtgtttgaagtttttatggactgttagggtttgaatattgtgttttagtgattttcactctgttatttgtgggtttgagtgtgttttatggctgaaattatggtgttttatgactttgtatactttgtagaaaaaatagactttgtagctgAATCTCACCCTTACTTTATAAACCATCATTAAAACACTATTTAAACGGTTTGCCAAGTTACAAACGGGCCAATCAAAATGAAGCCTCATCAGCTCTGTTAAATCATATATAGATAGATACTGATATAGATAAATATTGGTCCTTAATGAATTGAGTCTTACAATCCATGCATTGATGTACTTATTTtagttttaatatataaaaacatgtaaggatcggagtttggattgattgtgtttgtttgtaataaTTAAACAATGAATGGATGTAAAACAGAGATctaatgcagcggaaatgaaataaactttgtaaacacaatcaaaggaacaATAGTTTtcataaatgtcacaccccaaacgatggcggaatcatcggggcgcggcactaggcgaatcagattgctcaagagaatccataacaactatattgcgataatattcattacatttgttatcccatactaacaaacaatacagtcacataagttatcacagatttcttgtcctctcgaacaattcaaatccgacaacctagattttaggtgagtttctagacttcctagcttgatttgatgtagagttcaactaaacctgcaacatacgttaaaataatgtcaatacaaaagtattggcgagtatacaggtttgatatgtaatagcgTAATAGatttaaaagtgctgcgaattcccacatgcataaacgtaatacacgagaTATAtgctcacaaaactgatactaccagctaagtcctcgatgctcgattcttcgatggcataactagaccccgtcgggcgcaatagtactatactagtcgtggtgggacgtcacgagtataagtcctagcatacatgcaaatagcatcacgtatatctatgcaaacagttattcgcaagtgaaaAGTTTACTAATTGAGTCATTCTTTTGATaggttcgatttataaggaacgtatgttacacccaaaattcgataaaaaaaggtcaagtatactcatagtgcgtatttggttggattgacAGGTTAatgcctgagaatgccctgatttcagactGATTACATGAGTATTGGATAGCGCGTTAAATGATATCGGAATACACGGAATTGAGCGATAATCAGATTTAAGGTTGGCCTGTtcggatgggctgtccgatcggatgggctgtccgatcggatgggctgcccgatcggatgggctgcccgatcggttgggctgtccgatcggttgggctatcCGATTGACCAGCCTGTCCCATCGgttagcctgtccgatcggttgggctgtccgatcggccaaCCTGTCCGATCGGCTCGCCTGTCCGATCGACTGGCTCGTTCAGCTGTTTTTGACAATTTTTGCACGTTTTCCGGTGGTTTTGGTCGGGACGTTGCTGTGACGTgttaaacaactgaaattccatcaaAACCGGCTTGTTCTATCGGCCGGGactcaccccgttccatcagaacttgccgttcttggcggttttcTCTTGTTTATCCCGAAATTGGTTGTTTCATCATTAggaatcagatctttgaccaacacgATACTaaaaatgagtagaaggtcggtataagctccgATTCCACCGATCTTGAGTGTTTTgagagtaaaagagttgaaagaacgttggaaaccatctttcaatccttttgtTCATGATTAAGGgtagatctgatgtgaaaaccttgtTTACTCTTATGGAAAtcccttagatctgagttgttcttggtgggatgaggccaacacttgaagttcataagaactccgtgatgacatcaccctagagcacctcaaatccgttgatttcacggttaaaagttgaaatttgaaagatagaaaggtggaggaATGCATaaagattaaggaagtacaagatttgagttgaaaacttacaagaatcgcgagaaatcgagagataaaGGGGTTGGGACGTCTGGTCGAGCAACAACAGTGATAACAAGTGTGTTGGAggtgaatgaggggtatttataggcaaggagggAGGAAAGGAGGGCAAGTTGGCCTGGATCGggcggcccgttcgatcggccggcccgtccggatcggacggcctgtccgatcggtcggcCCATCCGGATCGGCCGGCCTGTCCGATCTGTCGGCCCATCCGGATCGGACGACCTGTCCGTtcggctggcccatccgatcggttggcccagccgttcggctggcccagCCGTGCGGAGGCCTctcgatcctcgtttttggtgcgttgcgatagtttggaccacattttcatatatttacattattatttatttatttattataattagtcacaaaagggtcgtatatacgtatctatatattccatattcggtgcgatgatcgagtcacgcgtgccttcgagtgcgttcttcgatgtgatgtgccacattgattatcggggtactacttgctcgtatagccgtcatcgtcacgatggctggagacatggtactcacccgatagtctttgttagcgttgattgtttacgttttgacacctcacggttatcgaggggGTAGATTAAGCCCttactcaacatcatcgtgagtgttataatttatgaaaatagcttcgtaatagcgatagaatatgcgtaaatATTCGACTACACTTCGATATAGCGATGTACCTGATattgttacattatgatccgaatctctggagCTAGGCGTAACGAgcataacgagtagtaacaacgcacgaagatGCGGGTTGTTACAATAAACATGTGAATCTCATTAGAATCGAAAGATTATAATCAAAATATTACATGCTTACATACTAAAACTCCCCCTCAGCTCGAGCTCCATGGTTGATCGTACAAGATGATAGAATTGAAGGAGAAAACTCCTTGAATAGAACAGAGcaaactgttctatttatagtgtacatcaaaccactgaagtatctaagctgacgtcaccatgaaagcgacacttaacaacctaacaaactacaaccaCTGATCTAGTACAAGCACTGTTGTCAAAcaactgattacaatacaaaatacaaaatacaaagaCAAGTTAAACTACTGTTTCTTCATACCACTGCTTCAGCCCTAGCAGTGCTTTGGTCTTTAGCAACACTTGagtcaaggcagtagattgaccAACAGTACTTAGCCTTTAATAATCTTTGAATGGACATCAGTTGTTGTGGATAACAGTTGTTGTAGTAGAACAATTGATAGAAGACATCAGTTGTTAGAATCACTATTAAAGGGAAAGTCTTGTAttcataacatctgcttattttggatccactgctctgatccagttttggctttaattatatgttcctctgatagggttcaatcccaacaatctccccctggaacagataatgcaaaaactcttcattattctggatctttattgtctcatcagaagttccctaacttgtcctttaaattgcaattcaaaatccttggaacttgtatcatcctcatccctgcatagtacaagctcaaggagatcttgtagatcttccaCACCCAGGcccagtgcttgttcccttgatatgtgctttacttctccattggatctgagcagtgtcaatacatgggtcttttgatcagacatccattttagtatttttgaacccaatgggtttcttgggagaggtttatttgctgatgagtttggagatgatgGCATGTTCAATAATTTGTTGGCAATGTTTTGAAGTTTTGCTGAGCTATCTTCTTCTAATGCCATTTACTTGATGGCTTCTTTAAAATACTcagcttctttttctttttcttcagcaTCAGTTAGCTGTTGCCTCTTCCTTTGGTTTAACACAATGACAGAGGTATCTGCTGATGTGAACAGTGGTTCAGAAGTATGGACCTGCTTCTTTGACTTATCAGTACTTTTGTTTTCAGGCTTCTTTGGTAAGTTAGGATCTGTCATTCTCCTTTTTCTTAGCCTTTCATAAGCCTCCTCTGTATATTGCCTTgtccattttgatatggctttggCAGTTCCTACCTTTGCATTAACCAATtcttgcttcttttgtttatacTCCAAGGTAAGATCATCACTGGCCTTTTTTATTTACTCCAGTTTGGTGCTGACCTTTTCATACCTGGATCATTTTTTATCCTCTCAATTATGTTtacctcatgctttaaagcaatGAGTGGCCATTCACTGAATTGTTCTTCTTTAgctggatagaatttttctttcataatGAATGCAAGATAATCCTTTCTCATTTCCTTTTGTAGGTCAGCTTTAGGTGGCAGATTTGACATTTCTTTACTCAGGTCTCTTGCATAGTTTTCCATTTGTCTAACCTTAGTGAGCAAGAATTGCATTCTTTCAGAGATAGCCTTGTCACCTTGATCTTTACATTCAAATCTAGCTCTCATATCAGCTTGCCTGGCTTTGAGTTTTAGATACTCATCCATGTTTGCTGGATCTCTGAAGCCcatgagagaaggaaatcttctttttgaaggatcataCTCTGTGTAAAATTGTCTCATTTCATTCTTTACAGCTTCCAATTCTAGTGGATAAGTTGCAGCTATTGGAGTAATATCAGCAGGGTTATAGCCTTAAAGAATTTTTGGATCTTTTATTGGTTTGGCTAGAGATGGTGGAATAAATGGTTGTGGTGGAATCACATTGTAGGGTATAGATGAAAGGGGAACGGGTGCTGGTCCATCTTCATTATTTGActgaaattttctttttctggtgtaaGTTTTATTTGGTAAAGGAGTGTTTGTTATTGGTTTTTTATTAGAGTGAATATGGCTTGGAGTGTAGTGGTGGTGTTTTGACTAACAGGTGTTGAGACAACAGGTGTTTCAACAACCGtagtcattacaactactgatgtgtcagcagatgtcttttGTTCTTGAACAGGTGGTTTTTGAGGTGGAGTTGATTTTGGTGTGATAGATGATTGAATGGTGATGATAGAAGTGATaggtgattgactaacagctgttgaaacctctgttgtcttctgctttttggcaggagatGAAGGTGGTGAaattgtttttggtggtgagggTTGTTTTGGTGGGGCAGTGGTTGTAATGAGACCAGTTGTTGTGGTTAAAGTGGTTTTTGGTTTAACAACTGCTGAAACCACTAAAgtaccaacagttgttgatacagcaggtgttacaacagctgtttgggtggaAGATTGATGTTTGGGGCTTTTGGAAGGTGGTTTGGAAGCATGTtttgtgagtctggatggtgtgtgttcgggttccctcacttttctagtgggattcTTTCTTTTTGGCTCAGTATTTTTAACATCCTTTGGCTCAGAAATACCCTGCTCATTCAGCTCCATAAATGCTCTTTTCTCCTCTTCCCACCTAGATTTATCCTTTGCTTTTCTATCCCTTTTTACCTCTGCTAATGCATCAGCAATGGCATTGGTGGTAACATCAAtctttttactaccatctggcaaggggatGTCCTTGAGCATACAATCTTTTTGTGGCTCAATGTACAGGccatcttcatatcccttctTTTTCCACTGCTTTATTTTCtacccctttttggcattatctgggggcgGTCTATCCACAAAGATAACagtgggaggagcagtgccagtggtgtttagaatgtgggcctttatagccttgatatcagctTGAGTATCTTTAAACCTTGACTCCATGTAATTTCTGATTTGTTGGATGTGGAGTTCATGTTGTAAATCAGCATACTCTCTTTGTTTGTGGAGAGCATCAGAAGATGGAGTAGTGGAAGCAAATGGAACATGTGATGCAGCAGTGGGTGTGAACTTTTGTGAatttaacaactgttgcagcattgtCTTGATGTCTGTAACAGTTGAGTCAATTCTGTCTACCCTctccgtcaattcctgatatttcaaaccatcacccaagttaatggaatcatctgatttcccacctgcagtggttgtatcaatgtttgACTTAGGGAACGAATTCCGAAAGTCATCCAtcgatgccccttgttcttggtactggggtcttcttccttcagcacttgataacttttgatggtaccagtggtcAAAATAAACTCACTAGTGGAtatcagaggtgctataaaaggaattgcttTCAAGGGAGTCTAATTGATGAAACAACTGGCCAAATGTAGATCTGTTGATCCAACACTTGTAGTTGCtgttccacttgaactactgacaggaattacagGTAATTCcagcagtgtaacctcctcagatgttgttggtgggttagcaatgattgatacatcagacccagtcacttgttgaggta encodes:
- the LOC110921513 gene encoding CRM-domain containing factor CFM9, mitochondrial, encoding MFATKNLQKRCFQTLTSRFITNYSKDVKLLTDVTTNLKPSYAVVRSEFGIRDDNWLWSCFDGRRMYSTSKGRSMRSKVEMRMKKESGKTLREIQRAKKLQKKLMTDEERLIYNLKRAKKKVALLLQKLKKYELPELPPPRHDPELLTPEQIQALKKIGFRNRNYVPVGVRGVFGGVVQNMHMHWKFHETVQVCCDNFPKEKIKEMATMLARLSGGIVVNIHNVKTIIMFRGRNYRQPKNLIPINTLTKRKALFKARFEQALDSQKLNIKKIEQQLRRMNINPDDPVAMASIQRVASTFFNAIDKKEGSPYVFQGEKHSGPGPATVNIKEPESGEDSDQEELDKFIAEIEDAADKEWEVEEAAEKEEVNRIRYLYREDYDGRYTKPGMGRMAPQRGGGSENDEVDDDGDEVDSDEGPSYDVPKVERWKSGKNGRAANGGRFNSRDEEESESEDVLDDLENIMFESDEENESKSSIKATNYENERKEKTTKNADEDWDSD